One Novipirellula caenicola genomic window carries:
- a CDS encoding serine/threonine protein kinase, with protein MSQVTKIELPSRFKFNRTLGTGRRGHVVLAIDQELHREVAIKLIPIPSSHTDSVAESGHDNADPRGRARREVDLACRLRHPNIVAAYDFFETQTAMGLVQQAVCGGDWTSDATRLGEREQVLRLRKLALAIDYIHEQGWAHGDIKPENVLVDAEGEPYLCDFGSAVPLSDCDTLERECDADSHSVEINGTPAYMAPECASGRSPATVSADVYSMGILLIDRLTGRCPFDGPPAAILDAVIHRGPPPLVSLRFYRNPRMQAIVDKATCRDPRDRYRSAAAFAKDLTHYLENRPLVARAPGPWERWRLWGKRNPMMQGLCAVFVSVLLMAILLVTANWRSAAMQSQRLIQSEAQLIEEFNSLRQSEKQLTELIETLRRRQAAVQHAESLAIRLRNDAEATQVERLALVEKSKKLEADANQKMHALQMSIAKTKAANIQLQSLSEQSSVEQSRLQSFARQVAANESHEAIEAAIAAMKDSDWDQMEQSLWTVHEDFRGFLYHHLALIAFHGSTTPRAQTFNVPIRVEKMVLGSNAATLVALSREGRGFWIDTVRHRILSLSAPADIRDARPDVAAAAMSSDGSDIVIAWDQRDNSRRIATYHVAKDRVRQEDERSIPHNVHAFRFAGKKAYALVSSDRGETIGVWDLQSENFVWQSERSENESNSDGSRQVLLLETQCDRETTLTFAILSGSPTALLEIVCIDFRSQMSLPTVETFELGMIDTEWKLTSLSFCNGTAIGTVKEQGNSAEPASLLRRDLQAIVNRNHTMLIRLTRTADGAGVRAFPLDHQDPTEMEAGSRSMRKDQKYSFVFPDSTARRLVGFDTDELEIWSIEEPEGEAVPHLVPLHTVPLMPSIRHARGMFTADRSHFVEYRHPKIVVHPLQHRPIRNEVALEDFVAELREFSGRNNFDAMLRHE; from the coding sequence ATGAGCCAGGTCACAAAGATCGAGTTGCCGTCACGATTCAAGTTCAATCGCACATTGGGAACGGGGCGAAGGGGCCATGTTGTTTTGGCCATCGATCAGGAATTGCATCGTGAAGTCGCAATCAAGCTGATTCCGATTCCGTCATCGCACACGGATTCGGTGGCAGAGAGTGGCCACGACAATGCCGATCCTCGAGGACGTGCACGACGCGAAGTCGATTTGGCGTGTCGGCTGCGGCATCCAAACATCGTCGCGGCGTATGATTTTTTCGAGACGCAAACGGCAATGGGATTGGTGCAGCAAGCGGTTTGCGGAGGTGATTGGACAAGTGATGCGACTCGTTTGGGCGAACGTGAACAAGTACTGCGGCTCCGCAAACTGGCTTTAGCGATCGACTACATCCATGAACAAGGCTGGGCTCATGGTGATATCAAGCCCGAGAATGTGTTGGTCGATGCCGAGGGGGAACCGTACCTGTGTGATTTCGGTAGCGCCGTTCCGCTATCCGATTGCGACACCTTGGAGCGTGAATGTGACGCGGATTCCCATTCGGTCGAGATCAATGGGACGCCTGCCTACATGGCGCCCGAGTGTGCGTCGGGACGATCACCTGCCACCGTGTCAGCGGACGTCTACTCGATGGGGATATTGTTGATCGATCGGTTGACGGGGCGGTGTCCTTTTGACGGGCCACCTGCAGCGATTCTTGACGCAGTCATCCATCGCGGCCCGCCGCCACTCGTTTCGCTGAGGTTTTATCGCAATCCGCGGATGCAGGCCATTGTCGACAAGGCAACTTGCCGTGACCCACGCGATCGCTATCGGTCGGCAGCGGCATTTGCCAAGGATTTGACTCACTATTTAGAGAACCGTCCGTTGGTGGCCAGAGCACCGGGCCCCTGGGAACGTTGGCGATTGTGGGGTAAACGCAATCCGATGATGCAGGGATTGTGTGCAGTGTTTGTCTCGGTATTGCTAATGGCGATTTTGTTGGTGACTGCCAATTGGCGATCCGCCGCCATGCAAAGCCAGCGACTAATTCAAAGCGAAGCACAGCTGATCGAAGAATTCAATTCGCTGCGACAGAGCGAAAAGCAACTCACGGAATTGATCGAGACGCTGCGGCGGCGGCAAGCGGCGGTCCAACACGCCGAATCGCTGGCCATTCGCTTGCGAAACGATGCCGAGGCGACGCAGGTCGAACGGTTGGCTTTGGTTGAAAAGTCAAAGAAGCTCGAAGCCGATGCCAACCAGAAAATGCATGCGCTGCAGATGTCGATCGCGAAAACGAAAGCCGCCAACATTCAATTGCAGTCGCTCAGCGAGCAATCAAGTGTCGAGCAATCGCGATTGCAAAGCTTTGCTCGGCAAGTTGCTGCTAACGAGAGCCACGAAGCGATTGAAGCCGCCATCGCAGCCATGAAGGATTCGGATTGGGACCAGATGGAACAATCGCTTTGGACGGTCCACGAGGATTTTCGTGGGTTCTTGTATCACCATCTTGCCTTGATCGCTTTTCATGGCAGTACGACGCCGCGTGCTCAGACGTTTAATGTTCCCATCCGCGTTGAAAAAATGGTCTTGGGTTCGAATGCAGCCACCTTGGTCGCCCTTTCAAGAGAGGGCCGTGGATTTTGGATCGACACCGTACGGCACCGGATTTTGTCGCTGAGTGCACCTGCGGACATTCGCGATGCCCGGCCGGATGTCGCGGCCGCCGCAATGTCCAGCGACGGAAGCGACATCGTAATCGCTTGGGACCAGAGGGACAACTCTCGACGAATCGCGACCTACCATGTTGCAAAGGATCGAGTGCGTCAGGAGGATGAACGCTCGATTCCACACAACGTCCACGCATTTCGTTTTGCCGGTAAAAAGGCTTATGCGTTGGTGTCATCGGATCGCGGCGAGACGATTGGGGTGTGGGATCTGCAATCCGAAAACTTTGTTTGGCAATCGGAACGATCGGAAAACGAATCCAATAGCGACGGCTCTCGGCAAGTCTTGTTGTTGGAAACGCAATGCGATCGCGAGACGACGTTGACGTTCGCAATTTTATCGGGCAGTCCGACGGCGTTGCTCGAGATTGTCTGCATCGACTTTCGCTCGCAAATGTCGTTGCCGACCGTCGAGACATTTGAGCTTGGAATGATCGATACCGAATGGAAATTAACTTCGTTATCGTTTTGTAATGGCACGGCGATTGGGACGGTCAAAGAGCAAGGCAATTCGGCCGAACCGGCGTCACTGCTTCGTCGCGATTTGCAAGCGATCGTGAATCGGAATCACACCATGCTGATTCGATTGACGCGGACCGCTGATGGCGCGGGGGTCCGTGCATTCCCGCTCGATCACCAAGATCCGACGGAGATGGAAGCCGGATCGAGGTCGATGCGGAAGGACCAGAAATACAGCTTCGTTTTTCCGGACTCCACGGCGCGTCGTCTGGTTGGCTTTGACACGGATGAACTCGAAATATGGTCGATAGAAGAGCCCGAGGGTGAGGCGGTTCCTCATTTGGTGCCGCTGCACACGGTGCCACTGATGCCCTCGATTCGGCACGCACGAGGGATGTTTACCGCCGACCGGTCTCATTTCGTCGAGTATCGCCATCCGAAAATTGTCGTGCATCCGCTGCAGCACCGGCCGATTCGCAATGAAGTTGCGTTAGAGGATTTTGTGGCCGAACTTCGCGAGTTCAGCGGCCGCAATAACTTCGATGCGATGCTCCGACACGAATAG